The region TTCACGTTTATGATTGGCAATCGCTTTTTGCTGGCATTTCATCCATTCCTGAACGGGAAACATGGATATATCGGATGTCATATGGGATAGGGAGAGCCAGCCTTCTTTGTTCTGCGTGCATTCTTTCAAATCTTTCGGTAACTTCTGCAGGCTTCCTCTCTGTATAAACGGGGTAATATTTTCTACATAATAACCTTTTCTTTCTTTGGTATAAATATATCCTTCTGCCAGTAGCTGTTCATAAGCATTTGTCACAGTATTCACACTGACCTGCAATTGCTCGGCAAGCTGCCGTTTAGAAGGAAGCTTTTCATTAGCCTGCAATCGACCGTTCATCATATGTTCCTTTAAACGTTCATAAATTTGCTGATATAGATTTTTTCTGCACTCCATTTTATCCAACGTAAACAACATAAGATAATCCTCCATCTGGTACCTATAGAAATTAACAACTGGTACTTTTCATTATACCAGATATTTGTCATACTTATCACTATATTGGAAAGAAGGAGTGACTTTTGATGACAACATCTTTGCTAACAACAGAAGAATTACAAGCCAAACGACAACAGTATATCCCGCGTGGTGTAAGTAACGGGAATTTGAATATTGCCGCATATGCCAGCGGTGCAACTGTAACAGATATCGAAGGAAAAGAATGGATTGATTTTGCAGGTGCAATTGGTACATTAAATGTCGGCCATACCCATCCAAAAGTAACCGAAGCTGTCAAACAACAAGTTGATCGTTTTCTCCATCCCGGCTTCAATGTGATGATGTATGAAGGGTATATTAATCTAGCCGAGAAATTATGCGAGATTACACCTGGCACATTTGATAAACAAGCGATATTATTGAATTCAGGAGCAGAAGCTGTTGAAAATGCGGTAAAAGCCGCCCGCCGCTATACAGGCAGACAAGCTGTGGTTTCCTTTACCCGTGGTTTCCATGGCCGAACGAATATGACGATGAGTATGACAAGCAAAGTGAAACCATACAAATTTGGCTTTGGCCCCTTTGCACCAGAGGTTTATCAAGCACCATATCCATACACATACCATAAGCCGGATACCATGACAGAGGAAGCTTATGTTGACCAAAAAATTGCTGAATTTGAAGATTTTTTCCTTTCTACAGTAGCACCTGAGACTGTGGCATGTGTGGTTATGGAGCCTGTTCAAGGAGAAGGCGGTTTTGTCATTCCACCGAAAAAATTCGTCCAATTTGTAAGCGATTACTGTAAGGAACATGGCATTGTTTTTGTTGCCGATGAAATTCAGACAGGTTTTGGACGAACCGGAAAATTATTTGCCATCGACCATTTCGATGTCGTACCTGACCTCATTACCGTATCAAAATCATTGGCCGCCGGTCTGCCGTTAAGCGGTGTAGTTGGACGCAATGA is a window of Lentibacillus daqui DNA encoding:
- the gabT gene encoding 4-aminobutyrate--2-oxoglutarate transaminase; amino-acid sequence: MTTSLLTTEELQAKRQQYIPRGVSNGNLNIAAYASGATVTDIEGKEWIDFAGAIGTLNVGHTHPKVTEAVKQQVDRFLHPGFNVMMYEGYINLAEKLCEITPGTFDKQAILLNSGAEAVENAVKAARRYTGRQAVVSFTRGFHGRTNMTMSMTSKVKPYKFGFGPFAPEVYQAPYPYTYHKPDTMTEEAYVDQKIAEFEDFFLSTVAPETVACVVMEPVQGEGGFVIPPKKFVQFVSDYCKEHGIVFVADEIQTGFGRTGKLFAIDHFDVVPDLITVSKSLAAGLPLSGVVGRNEILNAAEPGELGGTYAGSPVACAAALAVIDVMEEEQLSAKAETIGQKIEDKLNELKEKHAYIGEVRRLGAMVAAELVTDRTEKLPNKQKTSEIVKYANDNGLLLLSAGLKGNVIRFLAPLVITNEELNKGLDILEKAFE